In Geobacter sp., the genomic stretch TGGCCTTAGCCATGCCGATACCGGTGTTCTGGCGGACGTAGATCTCGTCGAACATCTCTTCGGACTTGCGGCTCGGGAAGGCCAGACAGCCGATGATGGCTGCCAGGAAGCCGACCGGGATCGAGAGGATGCCCGGGTTCTTCAGCGGGAAGAGCGGTGCATCCAGACCCAGCATGGACTTGCCGTCCTT encodes the following:
- a CDS encoding cation acetate symporter codes for the protein KDGKSMLGLDAPLFPLKNPGILSIPVGFLAAIIGCLAFPSRKSEEMFDEIYVRQNTGIGMAKAIDH